Proteins encoded within one genomic window of Humulus lupulus chromosome 1, drHumLupu1.1, whole genome shotgun sequence:
- the LOC133778972 gene encoding phosphoglucan, water dikinase, chloroplastic-like, which translates to MRSNEHRDRESERRWDTSGLEGLALKFVEGDRNARNWWRKLEIVRDLLLENSQSEERLDALIYAAIYLKVKKKGDKDERKLKRRMTNPMDSIFLFINGL; encoded by the exons ATGCGCTCAAATGAGCATCGGGACCGTGAATCAGAAAGAAGGTGGGACACCTCAGGTCTTGAAGGACTGGCTTTAAAATTTGTTGAAGGTGATAGAAATGCAAGAAATTGGTGGAGAAAG CTTGAAATTGTACGTGATCTATTACTTGAAAACTCGCAAAGTGAGGAACGATTGGATGCGCTCATTTATGCTGCCATCTATTTGAAG GTAAAGAAGAAGGGTGATAAAGATGAGAGGAAGCTCAAGAGAAGGATGACTAATCCAATggattctatttttctttttattaatggGCTTTGA